In a single window of the Burkholderia contaminans genome:
- a CDS encoding response regulator — MPIRILLVEDDVQLSALIADYLRTHQYEVDRLFDGTDAVATIVARHPDLVLLDINLPGKDGFEICREARMQYDGIVIMMTARDEQFDELLGLEFGADDFLHKPVEPRILLARIKAHLRRVRMRPDDAAPASPHRFEFGKFSIDRADRKVRLPDGSTPRLTSTEFDLLWALVCRAGEVVSRKDLTLLLRGIEFDGFDRSIDGRISKLRRKLRDDLTEPKRIKTIRCKGYQFSKHGWD, encoded by the coding sequence ATGCCCATCCGAATCCTGCTCGTCGAAGACGACGTCCAATTGTCCGCGCTGATCGCGGACTATCTGCGCACGCATCAGTACGAGGTGGACCGCCTGTTCGACGGCACCGACGCCGTAGCCACGATCGTCGCGCGTCACCCCGACCTGGTGCTGCTCGACATCAATCTGCCGGGCAAGGACGGCTTCGAGATTTGTCGCGAGGCACGCATGCAGTACGACGGCATCGTCATCATGATGACGGCCCGCGACGAACAGTTCGACGAGTTGCTCGGCCTGGAATTCGGCGCGGACGACTTTCTCCACAAGCCGGTCGAGCCGCGCATCCTGCTCGCGCGGATCAAGGCCCATCTGCGACGGGTGCGCATGCGCCCGGACGATGCCGCACCGGCATCGCCTCATCGTTTCGAGTTCGGCAAGTTTTCGATCGACCGGGCCGATCGCAAGGTTCGTCTTCCCGACGGCAGCACACCCCGCCTGACGTCGACCGAGTTCGACCTGCTGTGGGCGCTCGTCTGCCGGGCCGGCGAGGTGGTCAGCCGAAAGGACCTGACGCTGCTGCTACGCGGCATCGAGTTCGACGGCTTCGACCGCTCGATCGACGGCCGCATCTCGAAGCTGCGCCGCAAGCTGCGTGACGACCTGACGGAACCGAAGCGGATCAAGACGATCCGCTGCA